A single Paenibacillus sp. FSL R5-0517 DNA region contains:
- a CDS encoding MFS transporter: MKTAIWLYLFLFLAVFDLHAQYPILTPFAISLGAAPTFIGWMMGIYSLTHLPGNLIAGTQIDKHGSRRYIVFSLLGAGVILLLQAYVHTPWQLLALRSISGFVLAFLSPACLALLAQLSSDPVKQGKYMSGHGVVHTLASVVSPAAGAIIVGSMGFSATFSGLGYLLILTGVIAFMTMPRGIVKQHERVTEPAKPDVSTVDAKSAFLPVSWRYFALPLVIACAQGILFFELPLRGGGQSSIMSTGLLFSIISIGALFTLSMLFLNRYSPKLRLVAGVLLMSLCFFAMAAIPQIPLSTVLFVLGMSKGIIFPAMATLFIRLSGGSRLGRIFSLQSIATSIGSFIGPITAGQLRVGLSPYFIAFVLLMIGMLLLPYYTSRREASLADPNSILN, translated from the coding sequence GTGAAAACGGCCATCTGGCTATACCTGTTTTTGTTCCTTGCTGTATTTGATCTGCACGCCCAGTATCCCATTCTGACCCCTTTTGCCATCTCGCTGGGAGCTGCCCCTACTTTCATTGGCTGGATGATGGGTATCTATTCCTTAACGCATCTTCCTGGCAATCTCATTGCCGGAACACAAATCGATAAACATGGCAGTCGCCGCTACATTGTATTCAGTCTGCTTGGGGCAGGAGTCATCCTGCTCCTGCAAGCCTATGTCCATACCCCTTGGCAACTGCTGGCACTGCGTTCCATCAGCGGTTTTGTGCTGGCATTCCTGTCTCCTGCATGTCTCGCCCTGCTTGCCCAGTTATCCAGTGATCCGGTGAAGCAGGGGAAGTATATGTCAGGACACGGGGTAGTACATACCCTCGCGTCTGTGGTATCTCCCGCAGCCGGGGCGATCATTGTGGGTTCCATGGGATTCTCTGCTACATTCTCAGGTTTGGGTTACTTGCTCATTCTCACAGGTGTGATTGCTTTCATGACCATGCCTCGTGGCATCGTCAAGCAGCATGAGAGAGTGACTGAACCTGCCAAACCTGACGTTTCAACAGTAGATGCCAAAAGTGCATTCCTTCCGGTGTCCTGGCGCTATTTTGCCCTGCCTCTGGTTATTGCTTGTGCTCAAGGGATTCTCTTCTTCGAGCTGCCCCTGCGGGGAGGAGGGCAATCGTCCATCATGTCTACCGGGTTGTTATTTTCCATTATCAGTATTGGAGCGCTCTTCACACTGAGCATGTTATTTCTTAACCGGTATTCCCCCAAGCTGCGTCTGGTTGCGGGTGTGCTGCTGATGTCCTTGTGCTTTTTTGCAATGGCCGCCATTCCGCAAATTCCGTTGTCTACCGTATTATTTGTACTCGGAATGTCCAAAGGCATTATCTTTCCAGCTATGGCTACACTATTTATCCGTCTGAGCGGTGGAAGCAGGTTAGGCCGCATTTTCTCGTTGCAATCCATCGCCACTTCCATCGGCTCATTTATCGGCCCCATCACGGCTGGGCAACTCCGTGTCGGTTTATCACCCTATTTCATCGCCTTTGTTTTGTTAATGATAGGTATGCTGCTGCTTCCATACTATACATCCAGACGCGAAGCTTCCCTCGCCGATCCGAATAGTATATTGAATTAA
- a CDS encoding ATPase, whose translation MNSNTEGVIMNIEVIKEFLMQNWLVIVVALIILFFVLNVVKTVLKWLIAIIIIAALLIYSGISIDQIKQTVTDVQSSTMDTLKKEATSMMLKEASKATYVKGQDGAFTITSPNVEIKGRTQSDKVDVTFRGISLGEWKLDNETIRTFVEQAQENKTAPAS comes from the coding sequence ATGAATTCTAATACGGAAGGTGTAATCATGAACATAGAAGTAATCAAAGAGTTTTTGATGCAGAACTGGTTGGTGATCGTGGTTGCATTGATCATATTGTTCTTTGTTCTGAATGTGGTCAAAACCGTATTGAAATGGTTGATTGCCATCATCATTATTGCGGCTCTACTGATATACAGTGGCATCTCCATTGATCAGATCAAACAAACAGTGACAGACGTGCAATCCAGTACGATGGACACATTGAAGAAAGAAGCAACCAGCATGATGCTTAAGGAAGCTTCCAAAGCGACATACGTCAAAGGACAGGATGGAGCGTTCACTATCACAAGTCCCAATGTGGAGATTAAAGGCAGAACACAATCGGATAAAGTCGATGTGACCTTCCGCGGCATTTCACTTGGCGAATGGAAACTCGACAATGAAACGATACGTACGTTTGTCGAACAGGCACAGGAGAACAAAACAGCACCAGCATCGTAG
- a CDS encoding transglutaminase domain-containing protein, which produces MLQNWLDSLKELNGITIMLLLIVAASLLQGWSRGASRSAGRLFGFLMDGIMAVIGILLSIGLTLWLAPYVQQWLSEYASAMPNRELNRWEQMYYTLVTAIADFPLMRFAVLFVLSYGLIRLVLGLLSSFIFSSRQGSAEESAPKGMLSRLTGAIIGTIIGSVRGMIVIAVLFMIVSLYPGSMFSRYVEASPIYMQGAKSVIEPLSGTFIKDKLPVFTQAVQKELGGILQRKYEVIDHNIPTDIESAAKEIVKGQSTDEAKARALYEWVGSRIQYDYGKVDDYEQKGIWHEQNPQNTFDTRKGVCIDYARLYAVMARSQGLEVKVVTGLGYNGQGGYGPHAWNEVYLSDSESWVPLDPTWAISGDWFNPPNFADTHLKDQSA; this is translated from the coding sequence GTGCTGCAGAATTGGCTGGACAGCCTGAAGGAATTGAATGGCATCACGATTATGCTGCTGCTGATTGTGGCTGCTTCTTTATTGCAGGGTTGGTCCAGAGGGGCTTCTCGTTCAGCAGGCAGACTCTTCGGGTTCCTGATGGATGGCATTATGGCGGTTATTGGTATTCTGTTATCGATCGGTTTAACGTTATGGCTTGCACCATATGTACAGCAGTGGTTGTCTGAGTATGCTTCAGCCATGCCTAATCGTGAGTTGAACCGGTGGGAACAGATGTATTATACGTTGGTTACGGCGATCGCAGATTTTCCACTGATGCGGTTCGCTGTATTATTTGTACTGAGTTATGGACTCATCCGATTGGTTCTCGGATTGCTCTCTTCATTTATTTTCAGCAGCAGGCAGGGGTCAGCCGAGGAAAGTGCGCCGAAAGGTATGCTTAGTCGGCTGACGGGTGCAATCATTGGCACCATCATAGGCTCCGTCCGTGGAATGATTGTCATTGCGGTCTTGTTCATGATTGTCAGTCTTTACCCCGGGAGCATGTTCAGCCGATATGTGGAGGCATCTCCAATCTATATGCAAGGGGCCAAATCGGTAATTGAACCGTTGTCTGGCACGTTTATCAAGGACAAGCTGCCCGTATTCACGCAGGCTGTGCAGAAGGAACTGGGCGGCATCCTGCAACGCAAATATGAAGTCATTGACCATAATATTCCGACGGATATTGAATCTGCCGCGAAAGAAATTGTCAAAGGCCAATCGACGGATGAAGCCAAAGCAAGAGCGTTATACGAGTGGGTAGGTTCACGTATTCAGTATGACTATGGTAAAGTGGATGACTATGAACAAAAGGGCATATGGCATGAACAGAATCCGCAGAATACATTTGATACACGCAAAGGTGTATGTATTGATTATGCCCGTCTCTATGCTGTGATGGCCCGTTCACAAGGGCTTGAAGTCAAAGTGGTTACAGGACTTGGGTATAACGGTCAGGGCGGATATGGTCCGCATGCATGGAATGAAGTGTATTTGAGCGATTCCGAGAGCTGGGTCCCGCTTGACCCGACATGGGCGATCAGTGGAGACTGGTTCAATCCTCCGAATTTTGCCGACACCCATCTGAAGGATCAATCAGCTTAA
- a CDS encoding metal-dependent hydrolase, whose translation MDTSTHFVMGIGLAGLAYVDPVVATSPMLAAAVMVGTIAGSQAPDIDTALRLKSNSLYIRNHRGLSHSLPFLLLWVLLITGVIALIFPGVPIGHVAIWTAVAVGFHVFTDLFNTYGTQAARPFTERWIAWNIIHIFDPFLFTTHVVAILLWAFDLIAPAPLFVTLYSLTGIYYIWRTIARAQAVRKVRRLDNSPEQAKYIVIPTISWNRWHVVKRVEDGSYVIGKMDGSNLVWSLHASSSTHAAVAASRKSPEVSAFLYFTSYAVAEVEELPAGYKVRWADVRYRHRKQYPFVAVIVMDRNFETIDTYVGWLSDEKMDKKLLSARP comes from the coding sequence ATGGATACCTCTACACATTTTGTCATGGGGATTGGTCTAGCTGGTCTGGCTTATGTCGATCCTGTTGTCGCAACGAGTCCAATGCTTGCAGCTGCGGTAATGGTTGGCACGATTGCTGGCTCCCAGGCCCCTGACATCGATACTGCGTTACGTCTCAAAAGCAACTCACTTTACATTCGGAATCATCGGGGCTTGTCACACTCTCTGCCATTTCTCCTGTTATGGGTTCTGCTCATCACCGGCGTCATTGCCCTGATATTCCCTGGTGTCCCCATTGGACACGTTGCCATCTGGACCGCTGTAGCCGTAGGCTTTCACGTATTCACCGATCTGTTCAACACCTATGGAACCCAAGCCGCCCGGCCTTTTACGGAACGCTGGATCGCCTGGAACATCATTCATATTTTTGATCCGTTTCTATTCACTACGCATGTCGTAGCTATTCTGTTATGGGCCTTTGATCTGATCGCCCCTGCACCACTCTTCGTTACGCTGTATAGTTTGACCGGTATATATTATATATGGCGAACGATTGCTCGTGCACAAGCGGTCAGAAAAGTCAGACGTTTAGATAATAGCCCAGAACAGGCTAAATACATCGTCATTCCAACGATATCCTGGAATCGCTGGCATGTGGTTAAGCGAGTCGAGGACGGCAGTTATGTGATCGGCAAAATGGATGGTTCTAATCTGGTATGGAGTCTGCACGCCTCATCTTCTACTCATGCGGCCGTTGCTGCTTCACGCAAATCACCGGAAGTCAGTGCTTTCCTCTACTTCACCTCTTATGCGGTGGCAGAAGTGGAAGAACTGCCTGCCGGTTACAAGGTCCGCTGGGCAGATGTACGTTATCGACACCGAAAACAATATCCATTTGTCGCTGTAATTGTGATGGACCGGAATTTTGAAACGATTGATACGTATGTAGGCTGGTTAAGCGATGAGAAGATGGATAAAAAACTTTTATCCGCACGCCCTTGA
- a CDS encoding alpha/beta-type small acid-soluble spore protein, whose translation MAQGSRSNNLVVPQANSALQQLKMEAAQELGVTIPQDGYYGNYTSRETGSLGGYITKRLVQIAEQSLAGSGK comes from the coding sequence ATGGCTCAAGGATCTCGTTCTAACAACTTGGTGGTACCTCAAGCAAATTCTGCATTGCAACAATTGAAAATGGAGGCTGCACAGGAACTGGGTGTAACTATCCCGCAAGATGGTTACTATGGTAACTACACTTCCCGTGAAACAGGATCTTTGGGTGGATATATCACCAAACGTCTGGTACAAATCGCTGAGCAGTCTCTGGCTGGGTCTGGCAAATAA
- a CDS encoding toprim domain-containing protein — MPIHVIVEGKNDRSKLKRLVGPEINILCTFGTLNSLKLETLRKQVGYDEVYLFMDNDSSGKKIRGVLRDAFPDAVQMYTRRGYAGVEGTPDEYIIAQLEKAGLETYIQYPEHPSF; from the coding sequence ATGCCTATTCATGTCATTGTGGAAGGTAAGAATGATCGAAGCAAACTGAAACGTCTGGTTGGACCCGAAATCAACATTTTATGCACGTTTGGGACGCTTAATTCACTTAAGCTGGAGACATTGCGTAAACAAGTCGGGTATGATGAAGTTTATTTGTTTATGGATAATGACAGTTCCGGCAAAAAAATTAGAGGTGTGCTTCGGGATGCATTCCCGGATGCAGTACAGATGTATACACGACGAGGATATGCGGGTGTGGAAGGAACACCTGATGAGTATATCATTGCCCAGCTGGAGAAAGCCGGGTTAGAGACATACATCCAATACCCTGAGCATCCTTCCTTTTGA
- a CDS encoding SCO family protein yields MLKKYIWTWILLGLALIMVVYLMWGTLFVSKEKLPEIREIQSFSMENVDGSTVSLEDTQGKVRLFYFYFTSCPDVCPITTFTLSQVQDLLKEDDTFGKDVSFVSISFDPKVDTREKIKTFADRFHADYSGWYFLRGDMDKTKQFARDSFQILIEGENKDDFAHMNMIGLVDQNNQLRKVYNAFNTEDVVPAVIAEDIRNLIKE; encoded by the coding sequence ATGCTCAAAAAGTACATATGGACCTGGATACTACTCGGGCTCGCACTGATTATGGTTGTGTATCTGATGTGGGGCACATTATTTGTCAGTAAGGAGAAATTACCCGAGATTCGCGAGATCCAATCCTTTTCCATGGAAAATGTAGATGGCAGTACGGTATCACTGGAGGATACTCAAGGGAAAGTCCGTTTGTTCTACTTTTATTTCACCAGTTGTCCGGATGTCTGCCCTATTACGACGTTCACGTTATCCCAAGTGCAGGATCTGTTGAAAGAGGACGACACCTTCGGTAAAGATGTCTCGTTTGTATCCATTTCATTCGACCCGAAAGTCGATACGAGAGAGAAGATTAAGACGTTTGCGGATCGCTTCCATGCGGATTATTCCGGATGGTACTTCTTGCGAGGGGATATGGACAAAACAAAACAGTTCGCCAGGGATTCATTCCAGATCCTGATTGAAGGCGAGAATAAAGACGATTTTGCCCATATGAACATGATTGGCTTGGTGGATCAGAATAACCAGCTGCGCAAGGTATATAATGCGTTTAATACAGAGGACGTTGTGCCTGCTGTCATTGCCGAGGATATTCGCAATCTGATCAAGGAATAA